The genomic DNA GAGACACCCAAAGCTCAATTTATCTTCAGCAACTGGCTCTGTTCTTACCTCCAACTGAGCCAGTTTCTCCTGAACTTTAAAGAACTGCTTGTCATCCACCTGAACAGCTTTTCTCATCACCTCTCCCATCTCACATATTCTGTCTATTTGACTTTCAATTTCCTGAAAGACATAAAATTAATACATTCAGTAAGTTCAGGCAAAAGCAACAGTCATAATTTATCCCTTCTAAATCACTTACTTCCATTTTCCTGACTTTGGattctttctgtttcaaattttaATCCTTTCCTCCCAAGCACCTGCAAGCCTTTCTACCTTGTATACTTAAGGATAAGATCTTGTACCTTATTGTCCTTTATCAGCAGTCCTGTATCAGTGAAAACAGTGAATAGAGACACAGAACCAGCAAGATAAGGCGCCCTGACTTaaagggaaataatttaaaGCGTGCCAAGGTCTGAGACAGCAGATTCAGGCTCATGTGAACATGATTAGTAGGCAGTAAATTTTATATTGCTTTATTAGAAAAGCCTGATTGAATTTATAAAGacaccaaaaataaaaccaaagaagATTTCAAGTGTGGAGTAAACAGCCCTATCTCAGCAGGACATCAAGCAATAAAACTAAATCAAGTAAGACCAAATCTCCTGAGGCAGATTTTTACAGAATCTGTCTAGATACAGCAATAATCCTCTGGAAGATGCATTTTGCTGAAGCTCAGAAATGCACATGGAACAAACACTGACAAATTCCAGTATGGAGCAAGAGCTCCTGCTTGAAGAGCAATCAAGCACATAATCTGAGAAGGTCGAGTTTAAGTGCCCATAGTTCTCTACTGCCTCTGGAAGATAAATTTATCACAGATTCAGTTTGAAACTCCATTATTCAGAAAGTATGTAAACAAATTAGAGCATCCAGAAGAGAGGTGGAAAACACAAAGACTTCTGGGAAGaaagattattatttttctaaacaGGAAGATGGTTATACTAAGAATGTAGTTCTTTTAAAGACATCATGAGTTTCTTACTGCTTTCAAAatgggggggaagaaaaaactcAAGGACTTAATCTGAAGTACAGAAGGCTTTGCCTAGACATTGAGTTAGTCAAGGGATATCCCATAAAGGGTTCCTTCAAAACCTTTTCAGCTCTGCATTGTCAAGTTTGTTTCAAATGTAAAACCTTGATAAACAGCAATTTGTGCACTCAGGGAGGCACTGGTAGCTACACCACTTACCTTCAGAGGAGTTAAGCAACTCAGAAAAGAGAACCAGTGAGTTGCCACATATCAGTGCAAAGAAATACATGGGAAGAGTTAGGCTGGCTCCAGTACTGATGAAAAAACTACAAGATATGAGATGTCACTGGGTTGAACCAACCTGCTGCTCTCTAATcagataaaaatgcattttaaaaaatgcctaTCACAATTCCTAAGttttaaatagaattttaacattattttattattactagATACCTAAATATGAAACAGGCAGCAGTTATCAGCAGCCACATCTCAGAGTTCTGAAATCACTGAGCCCAGTGTGTACAAAGGTACACTTCAGGCCACTGCACAGAGTATCTGGATTTAAAAACACTAGGGAGTGAAATCTCTTAAGAACTAAACATACAGCTCACAGAGTTCAGGAGGTTATTTTGCCCTCTGTTACAGCTACTGAACAGGAATGATAACAACTTGGACATCTTTGACTTTACTGCAGAGGATCAGGTACATTAAGCTTAACCCAGGGAAGTCACCACCTGGTTGAAAGAAAAAGCCTCCACTTGGGCTGTGAAGGGGTTTGTGCCTTTTAGTGTCCTCTGGGACAGCTGTTACAACCTGTATGCTCTGAaaggaacagaaggaaaaatactaGCAAAGAGAGTCAAGATTTGGAGAAAATGCACTTTGGAGCACAGAGATTGCAGGAATGGAAACAAAGATTGCACGACAGCGAGCAGGAGACAGGGGTCTTGAGCACTCTCCAGCCCCCATCCCACCTTACCCCGGAATTAGCCTGATGGACTTTCAAGACTGGTTCTGCCTCTTCACGTTTTCTCCCTTCCAGCAGCTGTAACATCTGCTTCCTGTACTTGCTCATGATGAGTTCTAGGGCGTCCTGGTGCTCCTCCAGTGAgacccagagctctgcagaacACAGCCCGTCACGGCCCCGAGCggcagccacagcaggagcCCCGAGACGCTCGCTGGGTACCAGCTGCGGGCGGGGCCGCCGCTGCCCCATCGCTCCCCAGCCCGGCACTGCCCGGATCCCCTCGGCCGAGGAGACTCCGTGACCCGCGACCCAGCGGGGCATCCAGCCATTCTGCCACAGGCGACACAAGACACACTTCTGCTCTCCTCAACAAGTCCCTCCCGCCGGGACAACCCCGCACGCCGGGTGCACATCACCCGCCAGGATCCGCGCTCGGCCCCGCTCACCCCTGTTCTCCTGCTGCAGGTCGCGGATCTGCGTGTTCTCCTGAGCCAGCACCACGTGCGGCCGCAGCCGGGACGGGTCGGGTCGCTCCGCCGCGGGGCCCGGGCCCTGCCGAGGAGACACAGGGGGTCGGTGCGGCCGCCTCGGGCCTACCGAGACGCGAGGGTCGGTCCGGCCGCGCTCACCTGGTCGGCGCAGCCCGCGCCCGCCTCCCGCATGGCGGCCACGCGCCGGTGCAGCACGGCCGACTGGTCGATGAGCGACTCGGCCGCCGTGTCGTGCTCCTTCAACCGCTCCAGCAGCGTCCGCGCGTCCGTCAGGATCTTATCGATGCTGCAGCTCATGGCGGGCGGCGCTACTCAGCCCCGCGGCGGGCCCATGTCCCtcacggccccgccgccgctctGCCCCCGCAGCCGCTCTCGGTcccgctccggccccgccgccgggcGCGGGCGGACGCGAACCCGCGGGGCCGGGACGCCGCTTCCGCCCGCGGCCACAGCGCCGCCAGTGCGCAGGCGCGGCCGGCGCGAGCCCGCCGATCCGCCGAGAGCTCGCCTGGCGGCGCCAGAGCGCCgcggcagggcaggggggcggggccggggccggtcGAGGGGCGGAGCCAACCTGCGGAGCCGGGGTTGCCCTCGCCGTGCCCGGGGGAAGCTCGAAGCCTTGCAGCGTTCGCTGATTTTGGGGCGTTTTGGCGTGAGGGGACACCGCGCTACCCTGGCACACGGCGTCCCAAAGCCTCCTGCCCCAAGTGGAGGTACCCCCTACCACGAGCCGCCCACGCCGCGGTCCCGCGTGTCCGAGCCCCGCGTGCCCCGAGAGCCCGGCCCCGGCACGGCCGGGGGAGCCCGGGACAAGGGCGGCTCCGAGCGGGCGCTGTTCGGCACAGGCTGTTTGCGGAGGGCCGGCGGCCCTGACCCCGGGTCCCGCTTATCTCTGCGGCTGCTCCCTCACAGCGCGATCAATCCCGGCTGGGAGCTGCGGGGCTCCCATCTTATCTGATGCCGCTGTTTGTCCCTTCCAACAGTAAACATCCGCCACTCAAAATAACAAGCTCTGCAATGCTGACTCGCTGCTTTGATTCTTATTTGCTAACTGAAGCTACTGTTGGTGATCCGGGGTGTCCTTGAGGCTTTGTGCCGAAAGGTTTTGTTCAATAGCACCGacttcattaaaaatgttttcaacaaTAATATTTTAGCAGGACTGCCTTTGATTTGAATAATCTTTCGAGTTTAAATTCCTAATCACACAGACACATGAGAAAACTCCAGGATGCTTTATCAGATGAAGGTTCTTGATAATCTCAGAGATAATCAAGCCTGGTGTAGAAGTGCTGAATGAGATAATTTCATAAAAGCAACAATCTTAAAGCATGCACACAATGCAAAAGAgaacagggaaagcagctgcAGTTGGAATATTTCATCAGAATCAGATTAATTAGTAAAGTATGAGAGCTATTCTGCAAATCTGGGAAATGTAATCCTTCTACTAGTTTGGACATAAAGTCCAGACCATGGTTATAGCATATTTCACCTCCTGGTCCTTCCCTATTTTGCATCTTGTTAGAGAATACTATAAAGTTAAGACAGTTTATCAGAATTCTTTTTTCCTAATAGCCAAGTCACGAACACTTGGAAAACTGACAAATATTGCTGTGTGGACCAT from Poecile atricapillus isolate bPoeAtr1 chromosome 23, bPoeAtr1.hap1, whole genome shotgun sequence includes the following:
- the SIKE1 gene encoding suppressor of IKBKE 1, yielding MSCSIDKILTDARTLLERLKEHDTAAESLIDQSAVLHRRVAAMREAGAGCADQGPGPAAERPDPSRLRPHVVLAQENTQIRDLQQENRELWVSLEEHQDALELIMSKYRKQMLQLLEGRKREEAEPVLKVHQANSGEIESQIDRICEMGEVMRKAVQVDDKQFFKVQEKLAQLELENKELRELLSISQESFEVGREDLPDCEA